GGAAGCCGCCCTGAGCCGCGACATGACCATCGTGGCCCTGACCGGGAAAGACGGTGGCGCCATGGCTGGACTCCTGGGTGCCAGCGACGTGGAAATTAGGGTACCGTCCAATGTGACAGCCCGCATCCAGGAAGTGCATCTTTTGGTGATCCACTGCCTGTGCGACAACATCGACCGCACCCTGTTCCCTCAGGACGAAAACGCATGATACGACTGCTGCTGACCGCACTTGCCTGTATCACACTGACCGGCTGCGCCGGTGCCGTGATGGTAGGCGCCGTCGGTGGCGCCGTGATGGCCAATGACGAGCGCTCTATTGCGACCCAATTGGACGACACCAACGCCGACTTTGTGATTTCAAGCGCCTTGATGAAAGATGAGGAGCTGAAGGCCAAAACCAATATCACTGCCGTGGTCATGAATGGCAACGTGCTGATGATTGGTCAGGCGCCCAATTCCACCCTAAGGGATAAAGCGGTGAAAGTGGTCCAGGACCTCAAGCTAGGGGGCAAAATCCACAACCAAATCCGCATCGGCAATCCCACCTCATTCACCACCCGCAGCAACGACACCTGGATAACCACCAAGGTGAAGGGGCGGATGCTGAATGAGAAGACCCTGGATATCACCCGGGTCAAGGTGGTCACCGAGAACGGTGAAGTCTTTCTGCTGGGACTGATTCCACGCTCTCAGGCTGAATTGGCGGTAGAAGTGGCCCGTAACACAGCCGGTGTGCGTAAAGTCATTAAGGTTTTCGAGCTCATCGAATAACCTCAACGTCACTGATAGCCTGCCACAGGTGGGCTATCAGTGGTGAAATCAGCGATGGCAGCACCACCAATGCGGCTCCCCACCACACATGCTCCCCCGGCCACTCATCGAACCACCACCATCCCAGCGCCACGATAAACAAGAGGCCGCTGTACTCGCCAATGGCAATATCTGCCGCCCTCGCCCTGCGATAGGCCAGCACACAAAACCAATGATACGCCATTAAGAACAGGTTGCTCGCCAATGCCACGCCGAGTAATGCCCAGCTGAATCCGGCAAAGTTATTGAAAGCGGCAAAGATAAGCGCAATCGGCAAGCCCAGCAGGTTATAAAGCAATATGGTTACAACAGGGCTTTCGGTGGCGGGCAGCTTTCGAAGCAGCAGCTGACACACAGAGAAAGTGACGGCAGCGCCAAGCACCATCAGTCCTGACCAGCCAATTTGGGTGGGCGCCAGGATCAGCAAGATCCCACCAAATCCCAGGATGGCGCACAGCCACTGGCCTGCACTCACACGCTCACCCAGCAACCACCATCCAAGCAACATGATGATAAGAGGGGCGGAATAGAACAGCGAACTGACGGTCGCCAGTGGCAAGGCCATCAGCCCCAGAATTAAAAAAAGCGCGCCAACAACACCAACACTGGCGCGCCAAAGGTGGATTGGTAAATGTTGCGTTTGAGGACGGCCCGCCAGCCACCACAGTGGCAACAGCATCAGGCCGGAGGTTAGTTGTCTGAGAAGCAAGAAGCTGCCGGCGTTGGCATCTTCGGGCAGCCACTTCACAGACACATCGTACAGGGCGCTGAACACATTACCCACCAGCAACAACAACAACCCGGCCAGTACAGCTCTTTGCACCTTTAATCACCTCAGCTCATGAAACTGAGCGCATGATATAGCCCACAACTAACTAAGAAAAATGATGTTTTTTTATCAATCATGAATTAGATTCATGCTCAACCATCTCTATTCAGGCTTTTCGGATGCGTAAACTCCCTCCGCTTCGTGCACTGCAGGTTTTTGAAGCTGCGGCCCGTCATCTGCACTTTTCCCGGGCCGCTGAAGAGTTGTGCCTGACCCAAAGCGCCGTTTCACATCAGGTCAGGGGATTGGAGCAACATTTGGGGCAAACCCTGTTTGCACGACGGGGCCGCGAACTGGCGCTGACCCCCAAGGGAGAACAGCTTTTTCTGGCGGTGCAGTCGGCGCTGGATGGTCTGGATAGCCTTTGTCGCCAGTTGAATGAGGCTGAAAGCCGTGAACTTCGGCTGGCGGTGTACAGCTCCTTCGCCGTGAAGTGGTTGATACCGAGACTGGGCGACTTTCGCCGTCAGCATCCGGGGATCAAAATTCACCTCGAGATGGTCAGCGGCGACCCGCCGTTGTCGGATCAGGTGGCGGATATGTTTATCTGCGGTGAGCAGCATCAACGTGGGTTTTGGCAGACACTGCTGAGGCCTGAGCGGCTTATTCCCGTGTGCAGTCCGGCATTGGCCAATGCCCTTGGCGAAGCCCTGGTCATGCCGCTGCGACTTGACAGCCTGCCGCTGCTTTCAGTTGACGAAGCAGACATAGGACCAGACTGGGCACGCTGGGCAAAGTCACAGGCGCAAACTCTGACCCAGGCGCAGTTGCAGAGCTACAGCCATGTACTGCTGGCGATAGAAGCGGCCATTGCCGGTCAGGGCATAGCTCTGGCATCGGATTTCATTGTGGAAGGCGACATCGCCGCGGGAAAGCTGATGGCGCTACCCTGGCCGGCACTGGAAACCGGGTTTGGTTTTCACTTCTGTTGCCGGGAGCGGCGTTTGAAAGAGCCTGCAATGGCCGCCTTTGCCGAATGGATCCAGCAACAAGCCGCGATGGCCGGATAGCAGACATAAAAAAATCAGCCTCGTGGGCTGATTTTTTAGCGAAATCGACTGGCGTTATACCAAGAGGCCGATTTTTTCGTATACCTGTTTCAGGGTTACTTCGGCACGCGCCTGGGCCTTCTCGGCGCCGTCACGCATAACTGTATCCAGGTAAGCCCTGTCTTCACGGAATTGACGATATCGCTCCTGCAGCGGCTCCAGCATGCCAACAACGGCTTCGCCACAGGCTACCTTAAGATGGCCGTACATCTTGCCTTCGAAATCGGCTTCCAGCGAAGCGATGCTCTGCCCTGTCACACCAGACATCAGGCTAAGCAGGTTGGACACGCCGGGTTTGTTGTCTACATCGAAACGTACCACAGGCGGCTCATCACTGTCGGTCATGGCCTTCTTGAGCTTTTTCAATACCGCCTTGGGATCTTCCAACAGACCAATCACGTTATTGCGATTGTCATCTGACTTGGACATCTTCTTGGTCGGGTCCTGCAGTGACATCACCTTGGCACCCACGGGTGGGATGAAAGGCTCTGGCACGGTAAAGGTGTCGCCATAGGCGTTGTTGAAACGAATCGCGATATCGCGGGTCAGCTCAAGGTGCTGTTTCTGATCCTGACCAACGGGAATTTGATTGGCCTGATAGATAAGAATGTCTGCTGCCATCAGTACAGGGTAGCCAAACAGGCCAACGTTGATATTGTTGGCATGCTTTTGTGACTTGTCTTTAAACTGAGTCATGCGCGACAGCTCACCCATCTGGGTGTAGCAGTTGAGCACCCAGCCAAGCTGAGTATGCTGTGGCACCTGAGACTGGATAAACACAGTGCTCTTTTTCGGGTCAACACCACAGGCCAAGTAGAGCGCCAGAGTGTCAAGGCAAGCCTCACGCAGGGCCTTGGGATCCTGGCGCACGGTAATGGCATGCAAATCCACCACACAATAAAGACAATCATGACTGTCCTGCATCGCCACCCACTGACGCAGTGCACCCATGTAGTTGCCTATGGTCAACTCGCCTGATGGCTGCGCGCCGCTGAGAACGATGGGTTTAGTCATGTACTTACTCCGTTAGTGTGTCGCCGTCAGGCGAGTCAAGATATCTGCAAAGGTGTTACATACGGCGTCTGGGCCAGAAAGCCCAATATCTTCACCGTAGTTGTAGCCGTAGGTCAAGCCAAAGGATGCAATTCCAGCCGCTTTGGCGGCCAGTATATCGTTGCGGCTGTCGCCCACCATCAGGAGTTCGTCACGGCCGAGCTGCCAGCTGTCCAAAATGTGAGTCAACGGCAGGGGATCAGGTTTCATTCGTTCCAGCGAATCACCACCGAGCACCAGCTCAAAATGGTCATCGATGCCAAACGCCCTGAGCAATGGCAGGGTGAATCTGTGGGGTTTATTGGTAACGATAGCCATGCGGATCCCCATGGCAGCAAGCTCGTTGAGTGTCTCGATAACCCCATCATACAAACGGCTGTGACACTCCAAATGGCGTTCATAATGGCGCATAAAGAGCGGCATGGCATCGTCGAGCATAGAGCCGGTCACATCGCGCCCGAGTGCATGGGTCAGGGCACGAGCCATCAAGACCCTGGCTCCATTCCCCACCCATGTCCGCACTTCGGCTTCGGTGCACTGGGGCAAATTCAGCTCGCGAAGAGTGTCATTGGTGGCCGCGGCGAGATCCGGCACACTGTCAACCAAGGTGCCATCCAAATCAAAAGCAATGGCACGGATACGATTCATCAGTGTCATCAGCCAGCTACCTTGGCCAGCTCCGCACGCATGCGGTCAACAACGGCCTTGTAATCCGGTTTGCCAAATATGGCACTGCCTGCCACAAACATGTCGGCACCGGCTGCCGCGATTTCAGCAATGTTATCTTCTTTCACACCGCCATCCACTTCGAGGCGAATATCGTAGCCACTGGCATCGATACGCCCACGAACCTGCTTAAGCTTGTCGAGAGTCGCAGGGATAAAAGACTGGCCCCCAAAGCCCGGGTTGACCGACATCAGCAGTATCACATCCAGCTTATCCATCACATAATCAAGGTAGTGCAGCGGCGTGGCTGGATTAAATACCAGTCCAGCCTTACATCCGTGGTCACGAATAAGCTGCAGGGTGCGATCAACATGCTCCGAGGCCTCCGGATGGAAGGTAATAATAGAGGCTCCCGCCTTGGCGAAATCGGGAATAATGCGGTCCACCGGCTTAACCATCAAATGCACGTCGATGTCGGCGGTAATACCATAGTCA
This portion of the Shewanella amazonensis SB2B genome encodes:
- a CDS encoding BON domain-containing protein — translated: MIRLLLTALACITLTGCAGAVMVGAVGGAVMANDERSIATQLDDTNADFVISSALMKDEELKAKTNITAVVMNGNVLMIGQAPNSTLRDKAVKVVQDLKLGGKIHNQIRIGNPTSFTTRSNDTWITTKVKGRMLNEKTLDITRVKVVTENGEVFLLGLIPRSQAELAVEVARNTAGVRKVIKVFELIE
- a CDS encoding DMT family transporter, yielding MQRAVLAGLLLLLVGNVFSALYDVSVKWLPEDANAGSFLLLRQLTSGLMLLPLWWLAGRPQTQHLPIHLWRASVGVVGALFLILGLMALPLATVSSLFYSAPLIIMLLGWWLLGERVSAGQWLCAILGFGGILLILAPTQIGWSGLMVLGAAVTFSVCQLLLRKLPATESPVVTILLYNLLGLPIALIFAAFNNFAGFSWALLGVALASNLFLMAYHWFCVLAYRRARAADIAIGEYSGLLFIVALGWWWFDEWPGEHVWWGAALVVLPSLISPLIAHLWQAISDVEVIR
- a CDS encoding LysR substrate-binding domain-containing protein, with the protein product MRKLPPLRALQVFEAAARHLHFSRAAEELCLTQSAVSHQVRGLEQHLGQTLFARRGRELALTPKGEQLFLAVQSALDGLDSLCRQLNEAESRELRLAVYSSFAVKWLIPRLGDFRRQHPGIKIHLEMVSGDPPLSDQVADMFICGEQHQRGFWQTLLRPERLIPVCSPALANALGEALVMPLRLDSLPLLSVDEADIGPDWARWAKSQAQTLTQAQLQSYSHVLLAIEAAIAGQGIALASDFIVEGDIAAGKLMALPWPALETGFGFHFCCRERRLKEPAMAAFAEWIQQQAAMAG
- the trpS gene encoding tryptophan--tRNA ligase, coding for MTKPIVLSGAQPSGELTIGNYMGALRQWVAMQDSHDCLYCVVDLHAITVRQDPKALREACLDTLALYLACGVDPKKSTVFIQSQVPQHTQLGWVLNCYTQMGELSRMTQFKDKSQKHANNINVGLFGYPVLMAADILIYQANQIPVGQDQKQHLELTRDIAIRFNNAYGDTFTVPEPFIPPVGAKVMSLQDPTKKMSKSDDNRNNVIGLLEDPKAVLKKLKKAMTDSDEPPVVRFDVDNKPGVSNLLSLMSGVTGQSIASLEADFEGKMYGHLKVACGEAVVGMLEPLQERYRQFREDRAYLDTVMRDGAEKAQARAEVTLKQVYEKIGLLV
- a CDS encoding phosphoglycolate phosphatase, which produces MTLMNRIRAIAFDLDGTLVDSVPDLAAATNDTLRELNLPQCTEAEVRTWVGNGARVLMARALTHALGRDVTGSMLDDAMPLFMRHYERHLECHSRLYDGVIETLNELAAMGIRMAIVTNKPHRFTLPLLRAFGIDDHFELVLGGDSLERMKPDPLPLTHILDSWQLGRDELLMVGDSRNDILAAKAAGIASFGLTYGYNYGEDIGLSGPDAVCNTFADILTRLTATH
- the rpe gene encoding ribulose-phosphate 3-epimerase; its protein translation is MRPYLIAPSILSADFARLGDDVKAVLDAGADVVHFDVMDNHYVPNLTIGPMVCKALRDYGITADIDVHLMVKPVDRIIPDFAKAGASIITFHPEASEHVDRTLQLIRDHGCKAGLVFNPATPLHYLDYVMDKLDVILLMSVNPGFGGQSFIPATLDKLKQVRGRIDASGYDIRLEVDGGVKEDNIAEIAAAGADMFVAGSAIFGKPDYKAVVDRMRAELAKVAG